The genomic stretch AGTTTATCAGCCAGTGCTAAAATCGTTCCAGTCTCTGTCTGGGGAAGCTGGTCTTCTGCTGATTTTGGAAGGTAATGTTCATATATGGCTTTTGCTACTTCTTCATTTTCACCCTGTTTTAATGCGTAATGCATTCCCATTATTCCCTGAAGCTCATCAAACTCCTTGACCATTTCCGTAAGAAGATCACATTTTGAGAGCTTATTCGCCCTGAAAAGATATTCCTTTTTACCAAATCCTACCGTTTCAGATATTAAAGATGCTATCTCTCCGTTCCTCTCTACCTTTTCAAGCATTGATCCAAGCTTATGGTGAAACTGTATACCTGAAAGTTTAGGATAAAAATCCTCAAGGTTGTGTTTCAGGTCCTCTTCATAGAAGAATAATGCATCTTCAAGCCTCGCCTTGAGCACCTTTTCATAACCAGCTTTTAGAACTTCTCTGTCAGAAACAGATATGTTAGAAAAAGCCAAGAATTTCGGGATAAGCTCTCCATTTTTTTCAAAATTAAAATATCTCTGGTGAACCTTACATACAGTTATAATAACCTCTTTTGGTAGAACTAAGTACTCAGGTGAGAAATCCCCCAGAATACCAACTGGAAATTCTGTCAGGTTCGTTACCTCATTTAGAAGTTCTTCATCAATTATAGGCTCTGCACCTAATGTTCTTCCAAATCCTTCAATTTGGGTTCTTATAGATTTCTCCCTCTCTTCATAGTTTGATATCACAAAACCTAACTTTGTTATTTCCTTGTAGACTGACGCTTTGTTAATACTTTTTCTTTCGCCTCTACCGACAGGCTGTGTCATAAATCTATGCAAATGGGTATATCTATCTGCATTTACTCCCCCTATCTCAACAGGAATAACCTCATTATCAAGTAGAGAAACAACCCATCTTATCGGTCTTGAAAATCTGTAGCCTGTATCATTCCACCTCATAGTTTTTGGAAATGGAATTTTTTTTATAAGCTGAGGAATGTTTTCCGTTATAAACTGTTTAACGGATCTTCCCTCAATAGATATCTCTGCACCTATATATTTTCCTTTCTCATTTTCAATTATCTGAAGATCTTCAACAGGTATGTTATTTTTGGAAGCAAAAGCGAGGGCTGCCTTTGTAAATTTTCCTTCGCTGTCAATTCCAACCTTTGCAGGAGGTCCTATCACAATTTTTTTTGTATTAGGCTCTTTTTCATTCAGATTTTTCAGCAAAAATCCTATTCTTCTGGGCGTTCCGAAAATTTCTATATTGTCAGGGGTCTGGTAGGCAAAAAAATTTTTAAAAAGAACAGGCAGTTCACCTTTAAAATAAGAAACAGCTGTATTTACAGCTTTTGAGGGAAGTTCCTCTGTTCCAATCTCAAGCAGGTAGTTTTTCATTTATTCTCCCTTACCTCTCTTTTTAATAAAGGAAATCCAAGCTCTTCCCTGTGTTTAACAAACGCTTTTGCACATTCTTTTGAAAGGTTTCTAACTCTTGCGATAAACCTTGCCCTCTCATTTACAGATAATGCCCCCCGTGCATCAAGAAGGTTAAATATATGGGAGCACTTAAGAGCATAATCGTAGGCAGGAATTGGAAGGTTGTTTTCCACAAGTTTGAAACCTTCCTTTTCATACATATCAAAAGTTTTCAAAAGCATATCAATATCTGCTATCTCAAAGTTGTAAATAGACCACTGCCTTTCTGATTCTCTGTATATATCACCGTATTTAAGCCCAGGTGCCCAGATAATATCATAAACGCTGTCAACATTTTGCAGATACATGGCGATTCTTTCAAGCCCGTAGGTTATCTCAACACTTATTACAGGAAGATCAAGACTGCCCACCTGCTGAAAGTATGTAAACTGGGTTATCTCCATTCCGTCAAGCCATACTTCCCAGCCAAGACCCCATGCTCCAAGCGTGGGGCTTTCCCAGTCGTCCTCAACAAATCTTACATCATGCTTAGTCAGATCTATTCCTAAAGCTGTCAAACTCTGCAGGTAAAGCTCCTGGGGATTTTCAGGTGCAGGCTTTAAAATAACCTGAAACTGGTAGTAATGCTGAAGTCTGTTTGGATTCTCCCCGTATCTTCCATCTTTTGGTCTTCTTGAAGGCTCCACATAGCATACATTCCAGTCTTCAGGTCCCAGTGATCTTAAAAATGTTGCAGGGTTCATAGTCCCTGCACCAACTTCTATATCATAAGGCTGCCACAGTATACAGCCCTGATCAGTCCAAAATTTTTCCAGCGAATGGATAATATCCTGAAATGTTAAAATATTCTCCTCCTGTGTCATTAAGTCCTCACACTAATTTTTAGCTTACCTAATTTTATCTTATTTTGTCGGGATTTAACAATAAAAGTTAAAAATGTTTGAAAT from Persephonella sp. encodes the following:
- the glyS gene encoding glycine--tRNA ligase subunit beta; amino-acid sequence: MKNYLLEIGTEELPSKAVNTAVSYFKGELPVLFKNFFAYQTPDNIEIFGTPRRIGFLLKNLNEKEPNTKKIVIGPPAKVGIDSEGKFTKAALAFASKNNIPVEDLQIIENEKGKYIGAEISIEGRSVKQFITENIPQLIKKIPFPKTMRWNDTGYRFSRPIRWVVSLLDNEVIPVEIGGVNADRYTHLHRFMTQPVGRGERKSINKASVYKEITKLGFVISNYEEREKSIRTQIEGFGRTLGAEPIIDEELLNEVTNLTEFPVGILGDFSPEYLVLPKEVIITVCKVHQRYFNFEKNGELIPKFLAFSNISVSDREVLKAGYEKVLKARLEDALFFYEEDLKHNLEDFYPKLSGIQFHHKLGSMLEKVERNGEIASLISETVGFGKKEYLFRANKLSKCDLLTEMVKEFDELQGIMGMHYALKQGENEEVAKAIYEHYLPKSAEDQLPQTETGTILALADKLDTVISFISIGEKPKATADPFGIRRNAIGIVRLLVEKRIDLDLKTLLDKISQQEKKTKILKFAEIEKNWKVIFDDKIIPEILQFIIGRFTAYLKEKGFDSDIINAVVSTEETNLYRAFLKIKSLQNLKENPDFENIMIVFKRVGRIIPEKFEETFSESLLQEKEEKDLYKELKKIEKSFELNVKEKKYQEALGELLKLKPFIDKFFDNVMVMVEDKKLRKNRLSLMKIINRMFLKIADFTKITTA
- a CDS encoding glycine--tRNA ligase subunit alpha, encoding MTQEENILTFQDIIHSLEKFWTDQGCILWQPYDIEVGAGTMNPATFLRSLGPEDWNVCYVEPSRRPKDGRYGENPNRLQHYYQFQVILKPAPENPQELYLQSLTALGIDLTKHDVRFVEDDWESPTLGAWGLGWEVWLDGMEITQFTYFQQVGSLDLPVISVEITYGLERIAMYLQNVDSVYDIIWAPGLKYGDIYRESERQWSIYNFEIADIDMLLKTFDMYEKEGFKLVENNLPIPAYDYALKCSHIFNLLDARGALSVNERARFIARVRNLSKECAKAFVKHREELGFPLLKREVRENK